The genomic stretch ATGGCTTGAGGGCTGGGCTTCCACGTCAGGAGTGCCTCATTCCGGTCCCCGGGGGACCCTATGTCTGATGGCCCTGGTCCTCCACCAGGAGCTCCTCAGGCATCAGGAGAGCCTCCTCCAGCCCAGGCCTCTTGCAGGTTGTGGAACAAGGGcttttacttccttccttttaaaGGTCGGTGAAGGAGTCTTTTGTTTGCAGGAGATTCTGGAATTTTGCTTTCTGCTGTCCCTTCACCTTTGACTAATTCAGTATTGAGTAATATGCCCAGGCCATTGGTAGGGGGAAAGAAGGAATTGGAATATACATTTTCTGTCCCCCTGAAACTTAGTATTTTTCTATTACTATTactcaacttttttttcttcttttgagacTCATGGTGTTTCCTTATCGTCTATTTTCCCACTTCTCTTTGTGCCCTATTTTCCTGGTGACCTGGCCATTAGTCTTTGCAATGTCAACATCTCATTCcgtttttttctcctcttctttgtgGTCTAAGCTGTCAAGAATGGATTTACATCCGTCTTTGGTGATGACACAATTAATGTATTACActcacatttattctttttttaaaaatatttttattaaatcaacTTTGTTAATTATACTATATATATTCTAcacatacttttattttcatatgttttatctGATAGAattgtattaaagtctcccaAAACAACTAGATTTCTGTGTTTGTCATTGAATTTCTGACAGCATCTGCTTTATAAATATTGCTACTAAGTTATTTGGCAGATAAAGTTCATATCTGTTATATCTTTGTACTGCATagtgttcttttaattcaattttattgagatatattcacataccatacagtcatccaaaatgtacaatcaactattcacagtacaatcatattgttgtgcattcatcaccacaatcaatttttgaacattttcattactccttcatttattcttaatattgtcaaagaaaaaactgcaccAGACATTGTTAACCAAGCAAGGATGACTTCATTCGGGGGCTGCTAtagcagaggagagagagaaaaactcaaCTCCGAGGAAACAAAGGATGACCAGCTTTTTAAGGGCTGGGAGTAGGTTTAAGGAAAAtaaactaaaagggtaaaagtaAAGGGGTTTGATCATTGGGTGGGGTGAGTGATTTACTAAGGTTAGATTTAGGGTAAGGGATTTGCTGAGGTTGTGATTAAGGCCACTTCAttcagaatgttttcctttgtagTAAGTAGGATGCCCGGAGTTTGTAAAggctgagagagaagaggagggagggaagggactACATAATTAGGAGCCTCTCAGGAGCCTGGGTAGTGGGGGTaagagggagagaggatgggCAGGTTGGGGTGAGTTTGATATTTAGAATAGTTAGTATCTGAAgttgtcttttctccttttctttccctgcAGTCCGAGTTGTTTTTTGCTGCAGTCCCACAGCTGAAAGATTAGTTTCAAGGAGTCAGGATGGGGAAGAGAGTAAGCAGGGGCATGCAAGGAGTAAGGCTGGCAGCTTGgtagagaaagaaaacagcctTGGTCAATatccaagcactgtgctaggtgttgAGGATTCAGTGGTGATTTACTTTGGTACAACCCAGTGACTTTCACCTCCATTCCGTCTGCTACCACTGGAAATGCCACACGTCATTAGCCACCACTCCAGCCTGCTCTGCCTCTAAGATATCAGACTGAAGTTCTTTCTAAccacattttttcctctcttccattACCTAAATTCTATGGACTCTTTGTTCTTTTCCTATTGCCCAGTCTCTTGTTCCTTCTTCTGTCAGTTCACCCCAGACCTTACAATTAGCCTATCCACACAATAACTGCTACCAAGAATTCCCTTTCTCTTATTCACATTGTCCTTCTAATTCCCAGCTCTGGACAGTTTCCATTCTGTAGTTTTTCCTAAGTGGACTCCCAGGTTCTAAAGCCTTACGTGGCTTGTTGGACCATAATGGTTAATGTTGGGGGTGGGATTGTATATCCTCTTGCCTCCTGAATTAAATGCAGAGTCTTCAGACTGGAAGCTATTTACTGTCTGTCTCAGACCTGGCCTTAACCTTGTAAACAAGTGCTATCCTCCAGTCCAACACCTTTAATTGTCATTCCTTACAAACACCTGGGTTTCCTGATTTCATTACTTCTATTCATTGCCTTCTTTCTGACTTGAATTTCTTTCCTATCCATCTCTGTTTCTCTAAATCCTGACTATTCTTTAAAATTGATCtcaaaaataatctttttatgAAGAGTTTCCTGATCATCCCTGTGccgggtttggatgtattatgtccccccaagcaccatgttctttgatgcatcttgtaggggcagacgtattaatgttgattagattggaagcTTTTGAttaagtatttccatggagatgtgacctacccaactgtgagtgacacctttgattagggtgtgacctcttgattgaatgtttccttggaggtgtggacccgtccattcagggtgtgtcttgactTAATCATCttgagtcatataaaagagttcacagacagaaggcccTCAGAGCATCCAAAAGTGACAGTCTGGAGAGTGCTGCagctttcagagacattttgaagaaggccatggaaagctgacgctgacattttggagaatgccattttgaaacacaacctgggatcaagcagatgccagccacgtgccttcccagctaacagaggttttccagatgccaatggcatttctccagtgaaggtaccctattgatgatgcctaccttggacattttatggccttaagactaacttagtaaccaaataaaccccctttataaaagccaatccatttctggtgttttgcaaaatggcagcattagcaaactggaacagtcccaATTAGACACAATTTCCACCTCTTTTGAACTTTCCACAAGGGTTAAAATAAAAcactaaacctcagtttcttcctttccaaagcaAGGATAAAGACAATCTACCTCATAGTGCTATTTTGAGGATAAGTGAGAtattataatacatataaagtgcATGAAACAATGTTTGAAacttaataaaatattaccattGCCTGTctcatattataaatatttgtatatttatctctTCTCCTCTCCAAATAGAAGGTTCCATGAAGGAGGttattaagttttatttaaatttgagtcatgtattttacttaacaattttttttcttcagatgaaAGGAGATgagtatatatttttgaattaaaagGATTCAAGGAGGAGAGGCCTTTTTACACAGAACAGTCAATTAGCAATAAAAAGTAGAATTCAATTGAGTAATATGAGCAGGCAGTGAAGGAGGTATGAGCTAGAGGTAACCTCTACTGGAAACCCAGGTATGTGCAATTCCCTTTCCCAGATGTTAATTAACGAGTGTCATAAAATTCAGAGAACACAGAGTTCACCAGCTGCCTATTTTCCATCATGAATTAACTGATTATCATTCTGTTAACAAAAAATGGTTTGGAGATAAGTATGGAAGCGCCTTTTCTAATGGGAGTTGAGGCAGTGTAGCTGGCCTGAGGGATGAGTGAGTCTGGAAAAGTTGGAGATGAGGGGTTTTAATCTGCTGTTTGGGCCAAGCGTCTATAGTTGGGCATGGAAATGGTGTATTCAGATACTGTGAAAAGGCAAGCCTGGTTGGAAAGTAGGAGTCATAGTAGAATGTGAAAAGGTGAGGGAGGGTAGGACCTGATTCTGTTCTTTGCTTTCCTTCTCTGGAATAAATTTCCTAGGCCTTGAAGCTTCAGGAGTCATCCAGGAGGGAACTGCAGATTCTTTCCTTTGCAGAAAGAGAGGCTCTGACTTCAGGATATAGGAAAATGAATCCTGGATCTTCATAACTGTGTGGGGCCCTCAAGGTGAGCCAATCCCCACTGTTGCTGAGAGGTTCCTGGGTGCCTGCCTGCCAGTGGGAGCTCAGGTAGGGGTGGTGGCTCCTGTCTGGGTGGTTCTGGAAGTAGTGGAGGTGGAAGAGGAAAGATGACCGAGTATTGGTAGGAGCAGGGCCGCCACTGTGCctgaaatagagaaagttttCCTTCAGAGGGCATTGAGGAAGGGGGCATTGGCAGTGCCAGAGAGAAGGACTGATATGAATCCAGACCAGGAAAAAGGCAGAGATGTGAGATATAACTAAAAATTACCAGAAGCGTTAAAGAACACCTTCAAGCTACTTTTTAAGGCCTTGGGTATTTGTGGAAGACAGAAATGTCACAATAACCACCAGGGAAGCCTGAATAAGAAGAGTTTGAAGTAGAGCATGAGGTAGAACGGTATTTGGGTGCTAATAAAGAATTTTTTGCCATATGTTCTGATAACCATAAGGAAGCTTAGGAGCATTTATTTGTGATAATGTTAAATTTTTACCTGAGTCCTGTGATCCTGGAAAACAATGAAGGTTAAGAAATCCCCCAACCTTTGTTTTCCAGAAAATGGCTGACTGCAAAAAACCATCCTTCCTCCTATGACTGAGATAAGACTCAGGGATCCTCCCTTGTTTACCCATGAGGAGGCAGGACACAGCCCCTCCACATTCCCCTTCTTTGCCTCATAAATGATTAGCTGAATCACTCACCACCATTGACCAATTGGAACAAATGCCTGCTAACTGAATGTTGGTTAAAATTGTCTCCTTCCTCCAGACCCATGAACTTTAAGGGCACCTCCCAGAAAATAAGCTGCTTCAGCACAAAATGTCGTGAGATCTACTATCTGATCAGGCCAAAATTTCATCCCACCTTCCTATACCCAGTTCTTTCTGCTCTatacaaataaagcaaaatgctTTTTGCCAAACTCTTGAGATGCTTGTGGGCCATAGGCTCAGAGCATTCTCCCTATTGCAGTAGTCCCCTCCCCCCTTTGaaataatatttccaaataaagtcactcCTTACCAAGTCTGGATTTGTTTTTTGACTTGAAATTTGTAACAGAGGGAAGGAGGCAATGGAGACATCAAGAGTAACTGATTATATTCCCTGATGTGCAGCTGTAGAAAATCGAAGGTACACAATCCTAGGCCAATGGCAGGGTCTTGAGGCCAAGGAAGAAAGTACAAAgatgatatatattttaattagaaaagttgtaggctTAAAGAAAAATCACCCAGAAAGTACATAATTCCTATATAACCTCCtcacacagtttttcctattattaacactttgcatcaccactatccattacccaaactattccgtcaccccaaacagaaactctatatcaattaagcattaacttcccattccttattccCATCCTGGACCCTGGtaccctgtattctagtttctgtctctcttaatttgcatattctaattatttcatatcattgagatcataccacatttgtctttttgttctggCTTATTTTAGTCAACAGAAATGaggttttaaacaaaataaaaaatgtatagaaTATGGAACCAAATTAGCTTTTGCTCCAAATTTTTGATTGTACATGATTTAGAAAATAATGATGCTGCTAGGGCAGATAGGACAATTGAGAGGAAGTTCATTTGGAGGAGGGTGAGGGTAGGTGATAAGTTTGGTttccaaaatgttaaatttgaaaTGATAGTGTGATAGTGGAGCATTTGAAATATGTGAGTGCCACTAGGGATTAGAAATATAGGCCTTAGAGAAATCAACATATAAATGATGATGAAACAGTAATGGATTATTTCTTTCAgtggaagagagaagagggaaaagttCAGGGAACTAAGCACTGACTTGAGGGAGCTTTCACCTTAGTGGGGTTGGAGGGAAGAGAGGAGTCAAGAAAGGGGACAAAAATTAACATTGAGCAGAGAAGGACAGTGTGTGTAATGTCATGGAAACCAAGTTGCAGTAAGTTTCCAGGGAGCAGTGTCCAGTGGTATTAAATGCATCAGAGATATCTAAgtggaaaggatgctggatttagCAATAAAAACTTCATTGGTGACCTTTAAAAGGGCAATTTCAGTAAAGTGAGCATGATTACAGCAGATGACAGTGGGAGAAAGATGAAGGGAGTCTGTCACCCAAGGTTCAGTAAATGtgacaaggaaaagaaaggagaaaacctAAGTTTTCTATAGGTGACTCAGAATCTGTATATATTTCCCACATAGATTGTAGAGTGTTTCTTCTTGACAAAGAGGCTATTGCATCTCTGCTTCCTGCCCCATAACATTTTACcccaaaacacaggaaaaaatcagTGTACACCTGAGATTATGACTGACCTTCTTACCAAAGATTCTGTATTAGACTGTAAATGCCAGGCCCTTGGCTGCTGCTAGATTCTTCCCTTTCCAAGTCTAGTGCAGTCACAATTGACCTAACATTTTCTAGGTCCTGGAAATACACGGGAGTCTTTCCTTGATCTGAGCTCTCTCCTAATTGTAGGgttcatttataaaagaaaatcccTTGATAAGTGTGTCATGTTCCACTTTTGTATCAGTCACAAATTTAGACCATATTCCCTCACTGAAATCTCATATCTGAATCCAGAATTCAACTGAAACTACTCTTTTTGCAATGTCACAACAtctttttctcagtctttttatTTATCTCTATTTCTAAATTATCactaatttatttttagattactcactttcatattttttaaataaaatttattttttattggagtCCACTGATCATAATCACCCTATGGAGGTGAAGGAGAGTTAGCTGGGGGTGGATTTCATACAGGAGGCAATATTTGAACTCAGTctggaaagaagaataaaaacttGCTTTTTGATACAGGAAGGAAGGGCATCGTAAACAGTTGGAGAGTACAGGAAGCCAGTGTGCAAGCCACGTAGGTGTATTTAGGAACATGCAAAAAGGGCACAAAGTACAGAATGCTTCAAGCTACATAAAGcactttgaattttattcttttgtttgggaatattttgaaggattttagaaggaagggagaaatgatCGGAAATTCATGTAAAATAAGGAACTGTGGCAGGAGTGAGGCAATTCAGGGTCATTAACCAGAAGCCTATGGTAAGACTTATAAGAATTCATTCCCCATTGTTATCTCATATATTCTGTCCTCAAGTGCTTTTTGTTCTAGGAATGACCCCTCATGCATTTGTGCTTTTCACACTCTGTCTTGTCTATCAAAATCAGAGGTGAGGGACAACAGAAAGAGAGGATGGGTGGTCTCAGGTTTCTGCTTTGGGCAATCTAGTGGCCAGTGGGTGGTAAGAAACAGCCTCTTTGAGGAAGTGGCATTTACGCTGAGATGGTTGCTAATAGAAATATACACAAGCATATAGACAATTTAAGAAGCAGAAGTTTCCTCAGGAGCCAACCACCATAACTTTCTCAGTCATGAGAAAGGGGGCTCTTGTGATATgagaagaggaagggaggaacTCAAAGTATATACTATTCAAAGTGTATATACCGTTTTTTGTTAGAGCAGTCTTTGTAGGTTTGTTACACATTCCCATATTGCTGGTTGAATgtaactataatttttaaaaaattgctaatAAAGAAATAGATTTCTGAACTTTAAGAAACTTATATTTGTTTAACACACGTATTGATGCTCTACCTCCTGCAAGGAAAGCTCTACTCCAGGCAACCTTAATCTTTGctttgcaagaaaaaaagaaagaagcaagatTTTAAAACTTGAGAACAGAAAAGCACCAGAGCTAGTTGAGGATGACACTTGCTGCTGCAAAGAACTTACTACAAAATCTTAATGTAGCTTAACATTGTggaaatttatttcttgctcatgtgaAATCTAACTGCCTCTTCCTGAATGGCCTCCTCCAAACGGTGATTCAAGGGGCCCTATATTATGATTCTTCCATCCTCAGGGCCTCATAGTTCCTTTGTTCAATTTTTCTGCTTCCAGATGAAGAATGGAGGAAGGGCAATGAAACTGACTTTCCTGCCTTTTACCTATGATGGCCTAGAAGTGGtatgtttcatttctgttcccttTCGATTGGTGAGAGCTTCCTGTGGCTGCTTAGAAGCAAGATCACTGGGAATTGCAGTCTGGGCTGGGCTGCTTCTTTTCAACAATTCTATACTCTGGAAAGGAGGCACAAATTGTTGGTGGAGGGCTAGCCAGTTGTTTTTGTCATAGAATCCTATTATCTTTAGAGTAAATCTTGGAGTTTTAACTAGGTTCATAATAATCCTAttcttaaaatcaatttttaGGGAAATTTCATTAAATACTTCTTCTACCATATGGAATAGTCTTTGCtatctgagtttcatttttttaaagctactgcaattgtcacattttcctttggCGGTGCCTTTTGGAAGTGAAAAATCATCGTGGTTTTGGATAGATCTGGATGTTCTTCTGGACCAATATGGATGATTAGTGTTTTGGTCAGAAGTAGAAACACCTCTTTTGTAGAGAGGgtaaaggcagagaaagagaaagagagagagagagaaaggacactTTCAGTAGAAGGAGTGGAGAGACAACGGAAAGCCAATTAAGATAAACTTGACCTTCTCTGGAAACCCAAATGTGAGCTTATCTGCCAAGAGTGAGGTGTGCTGGGTGAGATACAGCTTGCAGATAGGGAAAGTAGGAAAATTGAAACAGTTCTGTGAGAAATGTGACAGAAGGTTAGGGATGGGAGGTTGGATGGAACATAGGCATGCAAGAAGTAAGTGAAAGGATTGACGAACAGCTACACTTAGGACTCAGTTGTCAACTGACTGCTGTAGGTGCACCCACGAAACAGCTTCATCATTTTGGACATCTGTGTTTGCATGGGGCCAGTGTTGTAGGAATGAACAACCAAAAAATATTGTTCCATATTTACATTTGGAGGATACAGTGCACTCTGTACATTACATGTGCTTCAGTAAATGCCAACAACTTATAATTTTATAAGAAGGAAGACCCTAACCCAGATGTGATGTTATAGCCCTCGTGGAAGGCAAGAGAGGCTCCTGGGATCTTAAAAGACTAGGATGGCTCTTTTCAGAAGCTACTCTTAAGGAGGGGTTGAACGCTGGCTCAGGCTGAGTAAAAATCGACGGGCCTGCTAGAAGGAGGGAAGGTTAATTGAAGTTTGGTGAAGTGAAGGTAGTCCTTGTTTTGTCCAGATTGGTTAGGGGTGAAAAGAGTCAGCTAATCATTTATGAGGGAAAGAATGGGAGTTTGTACGTCTCTATCTGGCCTTGTCCTAAGTAAATGAGGGGCATCCGCGAGTCTTAGGTAAATCATATGGGGAAGGGTGCTTTCTTGCAGTTAGCCCTTTCCAGGACACAAAAGGAGTGGGAGGGTTTAAGCCGCTTTCCAGGGTCACAAGGCTCAGGTACAGTTCAACATTGTCAGAATTCAGAAAAACCTCTCCGCGGATTCAGTCAGAGGATAAAGAAGCACAGAAAGAGTAAagcaaaagagaatgaaagaagtaGACAATCTTGAAAGTATAAATGAAGAATGGGTTTATGAAACAGGTTCTGACAACCAACCTCTTAGTGACAACCAGCAAACAgattgtgaatattttgttgacaGCCTTTTTGAGGAAGCACAGAAGACTGGTGCCAAATGCTTGTCACCcactgaagaaaagaaacaggtaGATGTTAGTATCACATTATGGAAAAATGGGTTTACAGTCAATGATGATTTCAGAAGTTATTCTGATGGTGCGAGTCAACAGTTTCTGAACTCCATCAAAAAGGGGGAATTACCTTTAGAATTACAGGGAATTTTTGATAAAGAAGAGTTGGATGTTAAagttgaagataaaaaaaatgaaatatgtgtgTCAACGAAGCCTGTATTCCAGCCGTTCTCAGGCCAGGGTCACAGACTAGGAAGTGCCACaccaaaaattatttctaaagcaAAGAGTATTgaagtaaagaataaaaataatatgtctGCTGTCCCGCTTAACAACTTGGAACCTATCACTAATATACAGATCTGGTTAGCCAATGGGAAAAGGGTCAtccagaaatttaacatttctcaTAGGGTAAGCCACATCAAAGACTTCATCGAAAAATACCAAGGATCTCAGAGAAGTCCTCCCTTTTCTCTGGCCACAGCTCTCCCTTTCCTCAAATTGCTAGATGAAACGCTCACACTGGAAGAAGCAGATTTACAGAACGCTGTCATCATTCAGAGACTCCAAAAAGCTGCTGACCCTTGTAGAGGACTTTCATAGCATTGATTTTTGATAGACTAAGTGGAAAACTTGCAGAGAAATGATGGTTATAAATGGTCATGCAAACAGAGATGGGGGAAAGGAAAAGTCAGATTCACTGGACTTTGATTCAAGTACTATTTAACTCTCTTCTGATGAGAATTCTTAAATAAGTACAAGTTAGCACAGTAAAATATGACTGGAAACCATATCCAATGTACTTTTTCCAAAAGgctgctcagagagaaaaatatacttattttcaaAACCAATTAAATCAATATAAGGTATATTAACTATATCATTTAGAGTCTTAATACGGTGTACATAGCCAAATACATTCACACTGTCATTCTCAAATCAATATTAGCTTCCCAAACAGCAgtgatttattaaaatgttagctgtttcagattttaaatatggcagtaaatttaaaaattacacattGCAAATTAAAAGtatcaatataattctttacaaCAGAGATGGGATGGGATGATACTGTTTTCACCCCAGCTATGCCTAAACTTCATAGTGTTCTAATCTTTATTCTCTCATGGCAGGATATTCTCAAATATTAATTTGGCAACAGTATGTaagatgtattttcatttaagaataaaattttctagCTTAGTATAATTCAATATTATTCTGCCTACTcacatttctacattttctaaaaatataatttttaaaaaattattctctccccagaaacatttctattttattttatttttgaaaattatggcTTTGTTTTTAACTTACATTTGCCGTTAGCCATGTATCTGCCACCACTTAGACGCTAATGTGCATACTGTCACATTACTAAttaatgactatttttaaaactatcatgTAAAGTatggttttccatttcattcatcagAGTCAACCTATGTATACATTAAAGGATGATTTATTGCATTCAGATGTCACCAAAGAAAACATGCTTTGTTACTTAGACTTTTAACAAAACCAGTTAGACTTTGATATTTCACTGTCAGATTAAATTCCTTTGCCTGAAAATCCTAAGTTTAAGAAGCTTTTTTGCACATGGCCTATTGAATTAGATTTGAGGTGGCTTACTCATTCTGTGCCAAGGAACTAAGTGGCCCAGGCCTGTGAATCAGTGTTCATGCACGCTGGGTATATCCAccaaagcagcagttctcaaatttTTGGTCACCAAGACCTTTTATTTATGTAGGTTATATCCATCAATTATATATTAGagattaaaagttaaaatttttgttcatttaaaataataaacacattacatgttaacataatattttaatgaaaaaaaaacttttccaaaatataaaaagcctTATTGAGAATAGTGGCATTGCTTTCCATTTTTGGAAATAGCTTTCCTGTCTGGCCTAACATAGGCAGGtgaattctcatatctgcttctataAAACCTGCTGCAGTTTCACACACCATTATTCTCTGGAAAAAACGCCACTGCATACTCATAAGAGAGCAAAGAAAGCAAATAACGTTTTAATGTGATGATGAAACTAGTTCTGATTTCAAAGACCCCCTAAAGGGTGTCAGGGACCTCCAGAGGTCCCCAGATCCCACTTCTGAGAACCACTGGGGAAGCTTTTCAAAAATGCCAGTTCCTGCCATCTTCCACACACATTCTGATTCATTAGATCTGGGGTGGGTCCCAGATCTCAGCGTTTTTTCAT from Choloepus didactylus isolate mChoDid1 chromosome 2, mChoDid1.pri, whole genome shotgun sequence encodes the following:
- the LOC119526493 gene encoding UBX domain-containing protein 2A-like, which translates into the protein MKEVDNLESINEEWVYETGSDNQPLSDNQQTDCEYFVDSLFEEAQKTGAKCLSPTEEKKQVDVSITLWKNGFTVNDDFRSYSDGASQQFLNSIKKGELPLELQGIFDKEELDVKVEDKKNEICVSTKPVFQPFSGQGHRLGSATPKIISKAKSIEVKNKNNMSAVPLNNLEPITNIQIWLANGKRVIQKFNISHRVSHIKDFIEKYQGSQRSPPFSLATALPFLKLLDETLTLEEADLQNAVIIQRLQKAADPCRGLS